The sequence below is a genomic window from Rhodococcus sp. 4CII.
GGGGACGATTCTCCTCGATACCGACGAGCACCCGCGGCCGCAGACCACTGCAGAATCGCTGGCCGCGCTAGAGCCCTCGTTCGCGCGTAGCGGTTCCAAGGTGCGTGAGCCGGAAGGTATCTCCTTCGATCAGATGGCCGTCAATGCCTACCCGCAGATCGATGCGGTCAACCATGTGCATCATGCTGGCAATTCGTCGGGTGTCGTCGACGGTGCCGGCGTTCTCCTGCTCGCTGCTCCCGATTATGCGCGGGCTCATGGTCTGACGGCGCGGGCATCGATCCGGGCAGCGGCAGTCGCCGCGGCCGACCCGATCATCATGTTGACCGCCCCGGGCCCGGCGTCCGAGCGTTGTCTCGAGCAGGCCGGCATGTCCGTGCAGGACATCGATCTGTGGGAGATCAACGAAGCGTTCGGAGCCGTGCCACTCAAGGTGATGCGAGACCTGAAGATCGACCCGGGTCGCGTCAACGTCAACGGCGGAGCCATCGCACTGGGCCACCCCATCGGAGGGACCGGGCCGATGCTGTTCCAGACCGTCCTCGACGAGTTGGAACGCCGCGACCTCGCCACCGGCCTCGTCACCATGTGCACCGGGGGTGGCATGGCAACCGCCACGATCATCGAGCGAATCTGACCGCCGTTGACCTAAAGCTCTATTCTTAGATAATCTGACACGCAAGTATTAATCATGCAGCCACACCGATTCGACGGAGTTGATCACGAGTGCCCCAGCAAGAGCAGACGTCGGACCAGTCCGCCACCGGGCCGCTGACAGGGCTGAAAGTCCTGGAACTCGGCGGGATCGGGCCGGGACCCTTCGCGGCGATGTTGTTGTCCGACATGGGTGCAGATGTGGTCCGGGTGGATCGTCCGGGACCGGACAGCAACCTGGGGGCGACCGACGTGCTCCAGCGGGGCCGCCGTTCGGTCGTGCTCGACCTGCGTCGGGAGGAATCGGTCGCGGTGCTCCTGGACCTGGTCGAGCAGGCGGATATCGTCCTCGAGGGTTATCGGCCGGGCGTCGCTGAACGCCTCGGCGTCGGGCCCGAGGATTGCCTTGCTCGAAACCCGCGGATCGTCTACGGCAGGATGACCGGGTGGGGCCAGTCGGGACCCTGGGCGCAGATGGCCGGCCACGACATCAACTATGTAGCCCTGACGGGTGCCCTGCACGCTGTGGGCCGTGCCGGTGAACCGCCCGCGGTCCCGGTCAACCTGCTGGGAGATTTCGGTGCTGGGTCGAC
It includes:
- a CDS encoding acetyl-CoA C-acetyltransferase, giving the protein MTQAWIVDGVRTPRGKGKPTGALHRVHPQELLAQLLAVLAERNSIAAAEVDDVIIGNGDQRDDHGDDIGRLAVLAAGWPVTVPGVTLNRFCGSGQQAVMFGAAGIAAGWQKLVVAGGVESMSRYQPRRTSGRLDGGNAAILAQHALVPQGISADLIASVEGFTREEVDQFALQSQQKAAEAIADGRFARSLVAVRDDAGTILLDTDEHPRPQTTAESLAALEPSFARSGSKVREPEGISFDQMAVNAYPQIDAVNHVHHAGNSSGVVDGAGVLLLAAPDYARAHGLTARASIRAAAVAAADPIIMLTAPGPASERCLEQAGMSVQDIDLWEINEAFGAVPLKVMRDLKIDPGRVNVNGGAIALGHPIGGTGPMLFQTVLDELERRDLATGLVTMCTGGGMATATIIERI